Proteins encoded by one window of Candidatus Sumerlaea chitinivorans:
- a CDS encoding Putative inner membrane protein encodes MHDYARWVKLAFVFFLAAAVRSWNFRHGEPPSFEEIVASLAVLQPVGRYLRMLQIDLCPPVYYLVLKPVSWVSTKLWVLRLVSLFAGAATPALLYWLYRRVVGESIAWWAAILLTLNPLHIFYSQEAQPLALAGLASVLAFYFLLGTCLQAESWKYWVGFNVSAIALLHLHREAAFVLAAFLLVHLLRTNLYSVEPESRRVRWKRLRLIGLNYVLVVVLSIPWLAIMPTKAEWYEPKPDWRELFLVWLRDGFWGLSVKDGGVPVLVTLTLFLVLMPPIFKVLRRGAFAQRAALLLTVLVPLLPFAWSYIGRTRFTLPQTAALALPFYALTLSVLFSWCKPVVRLILVVITVGSLSFGLVRQGIQRDKTDYLAFAKSLEAVAPPGAPIVFWPDFTSQIGDYFFGSTYQIVPASDFFEKWAVIPDDQDIYFALFQFPWKSAHLYTFIGALRYYADADVLWREKLNFAVRAQRLNMLSLRLWYDGPESLNVVDQPTSQTQFIFLPNDPVFRNDQFYWDLKNLSYELDGRRVVWMRGAQALLRLPVALQPGSYVLRVHCGVTFECPDTAQSADREVSVQIRLGEEQKQVAIRNETVVELPFTSESELTSLNVILMVEDTLKLKCVVPLELGLKIYSIAIDQVGGPESL; translated from the coding sequence ATGCACGACTACGCGCGTTGGGTAAAGCTTGCATTCGTTTTTTTTCTCGCGGCAGCAGTCCGCAGTTGGAATTTTCGCCATGGTGAGCCGCCCAGCTTTGAGGAGATCGTTGCCTCACTTGCTGTCCTTCAGCCCGTCGGCCGCTATCTCCGAATGCTGCAGATAGATCTTTGCCCTCCCGTCTACTATCTTGTGCTGAAACCTGTATCGTGGGTGAGCACGAAGCTGTGGGTTTTGCGGCTTGTCTCCTTGTTTGCTGGCGCAGCGACCCCCGCTTTACTCTATTGGCTCTATCGGCGCGTGGTTGGCGAGAGCATAGCGTGGTGGGCTGCCATTCTTCTGACACTCAACCCCCTCCACATTTTTTATTCTCAAGAGGCTCAGCCTTTAGCTTTAGCGGGTCTTGCATCAGTGCTGGCCTTCTATTTCCTTTTGGGGACATGCCTTCAGGCAGAATCGTGGAAATATTGGGTCGGATTTAACGTAAGCGCGATCGCATTGCTGCATCTGCACCGCGAAGCGGCCTTTGTTCTTGCGGCATTCCTCCTTGTACATCTGTTGAGAACCAATTTGTACTCGGTCGAACCCGAGAGTCGTCGAGTCCGCTGGAAGCGACTTAGGCTAATCGGTCTCAATTACGTTTTAGTCGTAGTTCTTTCTATCCCCTGGTTGGCAATCATGCCGACCAAGGCGGAGTGGTACGAGCCAAAACCCGATTGGAGAGAGCTTTTTCTCGTATGGTTGCGGGACGGGTTTTGGGGGCTCTCGGTGAAAGATGGGGGGGTACCGGTGCTCGTCACTCTTACGCTTTTTCTTGTTTTAATGCCCCCTATTTTCAAAGTTCTCCGGCGCGGGGCTTTTGCTCAACGAGCAGCCCTGCTGCTGACTGTGCTTGTCCCCTTGCTTCCGTTCGCATGGAGCTACATTGGTCGTACACGATTCACATTACCTCAAACGGCTGCTCTGGCATTACCGTTTTATGCCCTGACGCTAAGCGTGTTGTTCTCGTGGTGTAAGCCTGTAGTTCGGCTGATATTGGTCGTGATTACCGTCGGTAGCCTCAGCTTTGGACTTGTGCGGCAGGGCATCCAACGCGACAAGACTGATTACCTGGCTTTTGCAAAGTCTTTGGAGGCAGTTGCCCCACCCGGCGCCCCGATTGTCTTCTGGCCAGATTTCACTAGTCAAATTGGGGACTACTTTTTTGGCTCCACCTATCAGATAGTGCCAGCGAGCGACTTCTTTGAGAAATGGGCGGTCATCCCGGACGATCAAGACATCTATTTCGCCTTGTTTCAGTTTCCGTGGAAATCGGCCCACTTGTACACCTTCATTGGTGCCCTTCGTTACTACGCCGATGCTGATGTCCTGTGGCGAGAAAAACTGAACTTTGCCGTGCGCGCCCAGCGCCTCAACATGCTTAGCCTGCGCCTTTGGTACGACGGCCCAGAAAGTCTCAACGTGGTTGACCAACCAACTTCCCAAACGCAGTTCATCTTTCTGCCGAATGATCCCGTTTTTCGAAACGACCAGTTTTACTGGGACCTCAAGAATCTCAGCTATGAACTCGACGGGCGGCGAGTTGTGTGGATGCGGGGGGCGCAAGCTTTGCTTCGTTTGCCCGTGGCGCTCCAGCCCGGCTCCTATGTGTTGCGGGTGCACTGCGGCGTCACATTCGAGTGCCCTGACACAGCGCAATCGGCCGACCGAGAGGTCTCAGTCCAGATTCGGCTGGGCGAAGAACAAAAGCAGGTCGCTATTCGCAACGAAACAGTCGTTGAACTCCCGTTCACCAGTGAGAGCGAGCTCACGTCGCTCAACGTGATCCTAATGGTTGAAGACACGCTGAAGCTGAAATGTGTTGTTCCGCTCGAATTGGGCCTCAAAATTTATTCCATTGCTATCGATCAAGTGGGTGGGCCCGAAAGCTTGTAG
- a CDS encoding Translation initiation factor 1: MNENCAGFVRLARVVCALKRNPNKRKKNSETRPVHESAEKGIELDGTIIEPLPNCMFRVELENGMTVLAHISGKMRMNFIRVLPGDKVRVELSPYDLTRGRITYRFK; the protein is encoded by the coding sequence ATGAATGAAAATTGCGCGGGTTTTGTAAGACTCGCGCGGGTAGTTTGTGCCTTGAAACGAAATCCAAATAAACGAAAAAAGAACAGCGAAACGCGTCCCGTTCACGAGTCAGCGGAAAAGGGCATTGAGTTGGACGGCACGATTATTGAGCCCCTGCCCAACTGCATGTTCCGCGTGGAACTCGAGAACGGGATGACGGTGTTAGCACACATCTCGGGAAAGATGCGAATGAACTTTATTCGCGTACTTCCCGGAGACAAGGTTCGTGTGGAGCTTTCGCCTTACGATTTGACGCGCGGTCGAATTACCTACCGTTTCAAGTAA
- a CDS encoding SSU ribosomal protein S13p (S18e) yields the protein MARIAGVDIPRDKRVEIALTYIYGIGLTTSRKILAEAGVNPDTRVRNLSESEVSKLNTIITNNYKVEGDLRREVAQNIKRLMDIGCYRGLRHRKGLPVRGQRTRTNARTRKGPRKTVGVRKKETK from the coding sequence ATGGCAAGAATTGCCGGAGTAGATATTCCGCGCGATAAGCGCGTTGAGATCGCACTAACGTACATTTATGGCATTGGGCTGACGACTTCGCGTAAGATTTTGGCTGAGGCGGGGGTGAACCCCGACACGCGCGTGCGCAACCTCAGCGAAAGCGAAGTTAGCAAGCTGAACACCATCATCACCAATAACTACAAGGTGGAAGGTGACCTTCGACGCGAAGTCGCCCAAAACATCAAACGATTGATGGACATTGGCTGCTACCGTGGGCTGCGCCATCGCAAAGGATTACCTGTTCGAGGGCAACGAACGCGTACGAATGCGCGCACACGGAAAGGCCCACGCAAGACCGTTGGTGTAAGAAAGAAAGAGACAAAGTAA
- a CDS encoding SSU ribosomal protein S11p (S14e): protein MAEKKTSKATASTAKVKKKARKNIANAVAHILATFNNTIVNISDEQGNTIAWASSGTAGFKGSRKSTPFAAQLAAEQCARKAMEHGVRSVKIYVKGPGSGREAAIRSLQAVGLEITMIKDVTPIPHNGCRPPKRRRV, encoded by the coding sequence ATGGCTGAGAAAAAGACATCTAAAGCAACTGCTTCGACGGCAAAGGTTAAGAAAAAGGCACGCAAGAATATTGCAAATGCCGTCGCGCACATCTTGGCAACGTTTAACAATACGATTGTCAACATCAGCGACGAGCAGGGCAACACCATCGCTTGGGCCTCAAGCGGTACGGCCGGATTCAAGGGTTCGCGCAAGAGCACACCGTTTGCAGCTCAGCTTGCAGCCGAGCAATGCGCACGTAAAGCAATGGAGCACGGCGTGCGCAGCGTGAAGATTTACGTGAAAGGGCCCGGAAGTGGCCGCGAAGCTGCGATTCGCAGCCTCCAAGCGGTGGGACTTGAAATTACGATGATCAAGGATGTAACCCCGATTCCCCACAACGGCTGCCGTCCTCCAAAACGTCGCCGCGTATAA
- a CDS encoding SSU ribosomal protein S4p (S9e): protein MARYIDAKCRLCRREGEKLFLKGARCVSSKCAIEKRNYPPGQHGQNRVKLSTYGQQLREKQKAKRIYGILERQFRRYFALADRYRGVTGTVLLQLLERRLDNIVYRLGLAASRAQARQLVRHGHFLVNGRRVDIPSYLVKPGEAIQVREKSRNLKVIVENIEEAAKRPLLQWLEWNPETWTGRMLAIPSREDIPVTINEQRIVELYSK, encoded by the coding sequence GTGGCTCGATACATTGATGCCAAATGTCGGCTCTGCCGGCGCGAGGGTGAAAAGCTTTTTCTAAAAGGAGCACGGTGCGTTTCTTCGAAATGCGCCATCGAAAAGCGCAATTATCCTCCGGGACAACATGGTCAAAACCGCGTTAAGCTCTCAACTTACGGTCAACAGCTCCGAGAAAAACAAAAAGCCAAACGCATCTATGGAATCCTTGAACGGCAATTCCGCCGTTATTTTGCTCTTGCCGATCGTTATCGTGGCGTGACAGGTACGGTCTTGCTCCAATTGTTGGAGCGCCGGCTCGACAACATTGTTTACCGCTTGGGGTTAGCAGCTTCGCGAGCCCAGGCTCGCCAGCTTGTCCGCCACGGGCATTTCCTTGTAAACGGGCGGCGGGTAGACATTCCGTCGTACCTCGTGAAGCCGGGTGAAGCCATTCAGGTGCGGGAAAAATCGCGGAACTTGAAAGTTATCGTTGAGAACATCGAAGAAGCAGCCAAACGTCCGCTTCTACAGTGGCTTGAATGGAACCCTGAAACGTGGACAGGGCGTATGCTCGCGATCCCATCACGCGAAGACATTCCTGTGACCATCAACGAACAGCGGATCGTCGAGTTGTACTCGAAGTAA
- a CDS encoding DNA-directed RNA polymerase alpha subunit, with the protein MDFKLPRSPRELVTDKATLTETYGRFIAEPFERGFGTTIGNSLRRILLSSIQGAAVTALQIEGKVHEFDTIEGVKEDILDITLNLKSLRLKMLSQKGEAILRLNAEGPKNVTAADFETDGAVEILNPDQHIATLSKGAKLVMACYVQMGRGYVPAQQIKEESPLRNSFGTIFLDAAFSPIINVKVTVEAARFERRTDYDRLILEVTTNGTIKPEDAISCAAKILRDHLNLFISMKDQEAELAAREEELETENAIQALREKLDKSIEELELSVRSYNCLEAAGIKTIRDLIQKTESEMLKYRNFGRKSLNEIKTILKEMGLRFNMEIDPETGLPKGMFPEAKIGSGQKNY; encoded by the coding sequence ATGGACTTCAAACTGCCGAGATCGCCTCGTGAGTTAGTCACGGACAAGGCGACATTGACGGAAACGTATGGGCGCTTTATTGCTGAACCGTTCGAGCGCGGATTCGGTACCACGATCGGAAACTCACTTCGCCGGATTCTTTTGAGCTCGATCCAAGGTGCAGCGGTAACGGCGCTTCAGATTGAGGGCAAGGTACACGAATTTGACACGATTGAGGGTGTGAAGGAAGACATCTTAGACATTACCCTCAACCTCAAAAGCCTTCGGCTGAAGATGCTCAGCCAGAAGGGCGAGGCTATCTTGCGACTCAATGCTGAGGGACCGAAAAACGTCACCGCAGCCGACTTCGAAACCGATGGCGCTGTGGAGATCCTGAATCCCGATCAGCACATTGCTACGCTCTCCAAAGGCGCCAAACTCGTGATGGCCTGCTACGTTCAAATGGGGCGCGGCTATGTTCCAGCCCAACAGATTAAGGAAGAGTCGCCCCTGCGGAACTCTTTCGGCACGATCTTCCTCGATGCAGCCTTCTCCCCTATCATCAACGTCAAAGTGACTGTGGAGGCTGCCCGTTTTGAGCGGCGCACTGACTACGACCGCTTGATCCTTGAGGTTACAACAAACGGCACAATCAAACCCGAGGATGCCATCAGCTGTGCCGCGAAAATTCTCCGCGACCACCTGAATCTATTCATTTCGATGAAGGATCAGGAAGCGGAGTTGGCAGCTCGGGAAGAGGAACTGGAAACCGAGAATGCAATCCAAGCATTGCGCGAGAAGCTCGACAAGAGCATCGAGGAGCTTGAGTTGAGCGTGCGCAGCTACAACTGCTTGGAGGCCGCTGGCATCAAGACCATTCGCGACCTCATCCAAAAGACCGAGAGCGAAATGCTCAAGTATCGCAACTTTGGCCGCAAGTCCCTCAATGAAATCAAGACGATCCTCAAAGAAATGGGATTGCGGTTCAACATGGAGATCGATCCTGAAACCGGGCTCCCGAAGGGGATGTTCCCTGAAGCAAAGATTGGCTCAGGTCAGAAAAATTACTAA
- a CDS encoding LSU ribosomal protein L17p, whose product MRNLAAALIQHEIIRTTEVKAKQLRQFIERLVTIAKDGIRANEPAGKTLAKRRLAFSYLQNKEAVKRLFDTVAPRCMERNGGYTRIVRCGRRMGDGAPMAYIEFVDRPVIIPEVDEKESKGGRKRTRKKEAAAQASA is encoded by the coding sequence ATGCGCAATCTTGCCGCTGCATTGATTCAGCACGAAATCATCCGTACTACGGAGGTCAAAGCAAAGCAGCTGCGCCAATTTATCGAGCGGCTCGTCACCATCGCAAAAGATGGGATTCGTGCGAATGAGCCAGCGGGTAAGACCTTAGCTAAGCGTCGCTTGGCTTTCTCGTACCTGCAGAACAAAGAGGCCGTAAAGCGGCTGTTTGATACGGTTGCGCCCCGCTGCATGGAACGCAACGGAGGGTATACGCGGATCGTACGCTGCGGTCGGCGGATGGGTGACGGGGCTCCGATGGCCTACATTGAATTCGTGGATCGCCCCGTGATTATCCCCGAGGTTGATGAGAAAGAATCCAAGGGTGGACGCAAGCGAACGCGGAAGAAAGAAGCAGCGGCACAGGCCTCTGCATAA